In Candidatus Zixiibacteriota bacterium, the sequence TGTCTTCAGGGGGCATGATCACGCCATAACGCTTGAAGGTGCGGAAATCTTCGGTAGCAGCCAGAGCCACGCCCGGTCCATCACGCGTGAAAGCAGTGTAGACTACGAGATACTGACTCAGTTCCGGGATGTAAGTGATGCGCGGATCCTCAATGCCCCAGATCTCCTCAGGAAAGTGCTCGGGGTCCGGGATCAAGGTTGGATGTTGGTCAACCAACCACCCGTCCACGCCGTTGGTTGAGCGGGCGGCGCACAGGTGAGACTTCCCGCGTCGATCCTCGACGCGACACAGTAGTAATGTTGTGCCGTCAGCCAACAATGTGGCGCCGGGATTGAACACACTGTTGACAGGGTAAGGCCAGTTGTCTGCTGTCAAGATGGGATTGAGTTTGCAGCGACGAAGAAGTTCGGGGTGTGTGTTGCTCATTGGGAATGTGTCTCCGCGGGCTAGAAAGTGGTCTCAGCCAGGTGCAGTTCCAACAGGGCTTGCAGGAAGGCGAGGGTGGACTCGGCACCGAGATTCTCGTTGGAGCGGTCGGGATGAAGACCATCGCGACATCCGCCAGTAGTCGGGTCATAGATCGAGAGATTCAGGTCGTTACGCCCAAGGAACCACTCAAACGCTCGTTGGGCTTCCTTGCGCCAGCGATCATCTTTGGTGATTCGAAAGGCCTCGAGACAAGCAGACACCATTGCCTGACCTTCCACGGGCTGTTGATCGAATCGGGCGCGGTCGCCGCCTCTCCGGTAGAAACCATTTGACCCGATCGGGACAAAATGCCCGCCTTTGGCGGCTCGCTGTACCTGGCTCAGCCAGTCCAGTGAATCAAGTCCGGCATCAATCATTTCGGCGCTCTGAACCGATTGTCCGCAAATGAGGGACGCATGCGGCAAAACGGCGTTGCAATAGGTAAGTCCATCTTCGTACCATCGCCAGTCATCCGAGCGACAGCGCTGGTACAAGGTCAGCAAACGTTGCGACAATTCCCCCTGGACTTGGCCGGCGTGACGGTCACCGGCAAAACGTCGAAGGTATTCATGAATACCGATGAGTGCAAAGGCCCAGGCCCGGGGGCTTGTGGTCGCGAGAATGGCAGGCAGCGCCTGTTCAAACAACCAGCCGGCCATCTTCTGCAACGCCTGCGAATGGGAGCGCCCCAGCACTGTTCCGAGTGCCCACAGCGCGCGGCCGTGGCTGTCATCCGAACCATTTTCTTCCAGCCACGTACGCTGGTACGTCATGAAGTTACGAAAGCGTCCAGTGTCTGCATTATAGGCGTACCAGACGAAAGCCAGATATCGTGAGGCCAGTTCGGAAGCTTCTTGGTTGCCGACGTCTTCCAGAAGGGCGCTCACGATCAGGGCGCGCGCGTTATCATCGGTGGTGTATCCCTCGTGATAGTTGGGGATCGTAAAGATCGCATGCTGCAAAATGCCGGTTTCGTCCGTCATGTTGCGCAGATGATCAAGCTTCAGTGGCGGCAGTTCTCCGGGATGTTTATCGAGAGCCTTGACCGCGAATCCGGGGCTGCTGAAATGACGTCGCCCGGCCCGGGCACGTTCGAAAGTCGCGCGGTAGCGACGCGCCACTCGCGACCAGATCATTTCCCGTCCGAACAGATAGGCGCGCTTGCGCATGGCGTGTCGCTTGGCTTCATCGTCCAATAGATCAATGACTTTCTGGGCGAGGGCCGTCGGGTCCTTGAACGGCACCAGCACTCCGCGCTCTTCAGCCAGCATTTCCTCGGCGTACCAGTAGGGCGTCGAGATGACGGCTTTCCCGGCACCCAGCGTGTAGGCGAGCGTGCCTGATGTGATCTGGGCTTGGTTGAGATAGGGAGTGATGTAGATATCTGCGGCGCCAATGAACTCAATCAGTTCTTTCAAGCTGACGAACCGGTTGTAGAAGATGACATTGCTCTCGACGCCTCGCTCCCGGGCCAGCCATTGGAGCGACAGCCGGTAAGCTTCTCCGTCAGTTTGTTTTACATGGGGATGGGTCTCGCCGAGGATGATGTAGACAACGTTCGGATGATCAACCAGGATTGACGGCAGGGCCTCAATGACATTTTCGATCCCCTTGCTGGACGAAAGCAGTCCAAAGCTGAGCAGGACCATCTTCCCCTCAACGCCGAAAAGGTCCTTGTGAAAACTCGGGTCAACGAACGGAACATCCGGAATACCGTGAGGGACGAGATCGATTTTGTCAGGAGACACGCGATAAATATCGGTGAGAAAACTCTTTCCGCGCTGACTCATGACGACGAGTCGATCTGAGAGCTTCGCAATCTCTTCCAGGACCGAACGTTGGTGCGCGTCCGGTTCTGCCAGGACGGTGTGCAGGGTTGAGACAATTGGCATTCGCAACTCGCGGAGGAGGGTCAGGATATGGTTGCCGGCCCGCCCGCCGAAGATGCCGTACTCATGCTGCAGGCAGACCAAATCAACATCGTTGATATTCAGGAAGTCGGCTGCCCGGCGGTAAGATTCAATGTCCTTCTCTGAGAGCTCGAACCGCACGCGATCGGGATACTCATACCCCTGATCGGTGTCATTAACCGGCACGGCGATGCAGGTCATTCCATCGTTTTCGGCGGCGACTGCTTCGCACAAATCGGTCGTGAAGGTCGCGATACCACACCGTCGCGGCAGGTAATTACCGATGAATGCGACTCGCTTGATAAGCGAGCCATCTGAGCCGTTTTGCAAACCGAATATGTCCTTTCACACAGCTGGAGTCCTGTCGTATCGGCCTCAACCGGTACTGAAGGACGCGAGTACGTTCTGATGCGCCGTTCTCCTGCGCCGGAAGAGCCGACATCTACGCATCTTAGTATGGATCTGACCTTCAGAAGGCGCAATCGCTCGAAGGATTGAAAAAGGATCTAGTCCCCGGGCCCGAGGGACGGCTCCAGATAGTGCGTCGGTCGCGAAGCGCTGACAGAGAAGTATCTGGTGACGGGCGCCCCATAGGGATATCCAAACCGCATCTCCTGCGCTCTTCGACCCACTCGAAGATTAGTCTGGCACGGCTTCGCCAGTGACCATGAGGCACTCATGGAATCCGCTGTCTGTTCCTGATCGATGATTTGACAAGGATTGATTTGTCGCAGCAAGGCTTGGGAGACCATCAACTCGGGGACACCATGTATATAAGTAAGTACGTCGAAATTTCGGAATCGCCTCATTATATATTCGCTGTCCGCCAAATGCGTCTGACGTAGGCGCTCCGGACGCCGACCAAGTCTAGGCGGGGCGGCCACTTCCGGACCAGGCGGATCCGTTTTTTGTGCTTGACGCGTTTCGGTGAGGCTCCATATTTTCTGACACCGGATCAACCACTGACCGCCAACGGAAGGATCACGCGTGTCGAAAATCCGAGTGTTGCTGATTGAAGATAATCGCATACTGCGCGAGGGTATTTGTGCGATGCTCAATGACCAGCCGGATATCCGGGCGGTTTCGACGTCAGGCAACGGTGATGCCCTCGAAAAAGCCGGGAAACTCAAGCCCCAGGTGGTGCTGCTTGATCTGGGCTTGCGGAGTCAGAACAGCCTCCGAATCGCGGAGACGATCAAGACCCGTTTTCCGAAGGCCGAAATTGTTGTGATGGACCTCATTCCGGTTCAGGCGGAAGTGATCGAATTTGTTAAGGCCGGAGTCTCCGGTTTTATCCTCAAGGATGCCACGATCGAAGACTTCCTGCAAACGATCCGGTCGGTGGCTGAAGGCAAGAAGGTGCTCCCACCGCCCCTGACGGAATCGCTATTTTCCCACATTGTCGAGTTCGCTGTTCAGACCGGAAAGGCTGACCGGCTGATGCAAGCGGTCAGGTTGACCAGACGTGAGCACGAAGTCGTCGATCTCATTGCACGCGGAATGAGCAATAAGGAGATCGCGTGCGAACTGAAGATTGCCGTCCACACCGTAAAGAGTCACGTCCATAACACGCTCGAGAAACTGGCGCTGCAGACGCGGCTGGAGTTGGCCAGCTTTGCGCTCACCGACAGAATCGTTCGCAAGCCACGCGCCTGAATTTCTGATCAGTAGCGACCGCAACTCAATCTTAGGAATTAGCTCCCTTTTCAATCCTTCGACCGATTGCCCGGCTGCGCCTTACTACTATACTCATGGAGTATAGGTGAATTGTGCCTCGGTGACTATTTCCGGCACAGTCATGGTGACAGCGGCCGGATGATCTACGGACAGCTGGAACCGCACGCTGGAAACGATCGCAGTCGTGACGCTGGTCGTAACTTGCATGGGAGTCGTTTGACGTGAGAAAACTCTCTGTCGGTATCATTGATCTTGTGGCCAAAGCCCCGATGAAGACGATCTGGATGCGCGTCATGGGTGCCAATTTCGTCAGCATCATGCCGCAAGTTGTGGCGACGTGGTGTGAACTACAGGGGCATAACGTCACCCTGGTGACCTACACCGGCCGGGAGAATCTCATCGACGAGCTGCCTGTCGAGGTCGATATCGTGTTCATAAGCGCATTCACCGAGGCAGCCTTATTGTCCTACGCCTTGAGCAAGTTGTTTCGATCTCGTGGCGCGGTCACCGTACTTGGCGGGCCTCATGCCCGCTGTTATCCTCAGGATGCGCAGAAGTATTTCGACTACGTTCTTGGCTTCACCGACAAAGCGCTGATCCAAAGAGTGCTTCAAGATTGTGCTCCATACCGTCCCGTCGGTCAGCACCTCTCGGCAGCACGCCATCCCATCGACTTGCCCAGTGTAAGTGAACGCTGGAAGTTTATTGAACAGACCCTGCGGAAAGCGCCGTTCATTAAAATCGTCCCGCTCCTGAGCAG encodes:
- a CDS encoding glycosyltransferase family 4 protein; amino-acid sequence: MKRVAFIGNYLPRRCGIATFTTDLCEAVAAENDGMTCIAVPVNDTDQGYEYPDRVRFELSEKDIESYRRAADFLNINDVDLVCLQHEYGIFGGRAGNHILTLLRELRMPIVSTLHTVLAEPDAHQRSVLEEIAKLSDRLVVMSQRGKSFLTDIYRVSPDKIDLVPHGIPDVPFVDPSFHKDLFGVEGKMVLLSFGLLSSSKGIENVIEALPSILVDHPNVVYIILGETHPHVKQTDGEAYRLSLQWLARERGVESNVIFYNRFVSLKELIEFIGAADIYITPYLNQAQITSGTLAYTLGAGKAVISTPYWYAEEMLAEERGVLVPFKDPTALAQKVIDLLDDEAKRHAMRKRAYLFGREMIWSRVARRYRATFERARAGRRHFSSPGFAVKALDKHPGELPPLKLDHLRNMTDETGILQHAIFTIPNYHEGYTTDDNARALIVSALLEDVGNQEASELASRYLAFVWYAYNADTGRFRNFMTYQRTWLEENGSDDSHGRALWALGTVLGRSHSQALQKMAGWLFEQALPAILATTSPRAWAFALIGIHEYLRRFAGDRHAGQVQGELSQRLLTLYQRCRSDDWRWYEDGLTYCNAVLPHASLICGQSVQSAEMIDAGLDSLDWLSQVQRAAKGGHFVPIGSNGFYRRGGDRARFDQQPVEGQAMVSACLEAFRITKDDRWRKEAQRAFEWFLGRNDLNLSIYDPTTGGCRDGLHPDRSNENLGAESTLAFLQALLELHLAETTF
- a CDS encoding response regulator transcription factor, producing the protein MSKIRVLLIEDNRILREGICAMLNDQPDIRAVSTSGNGDALEKAGKLKPQVVLLDLGLRSQNSLRIAETIKTRFPKAEIVVMDLIPVQAEVIEFVKAGVSGFILKDATIEDFLQTIRSVAEGKKVLPPPLTESLFSHIVEFAVQTGKADRLMQAVRLTRREHEVVDLIARGMSNKEIACELKIAVHTVKSHVHNTLEKLALQTRLELASFALTDRIVRKPRA